A genomic stretch from Poecile atricapillus isolate bPoeAtr1 chromosome 10, bPoeAtr1.hap1, whole genome shotgun sequence includes:
- the PPP1R3E gene encoding protein phosphatase 1 regulatory subunit 3E, which translates to MDKAGSLHSSVPGPPPRLYLPRNFSCSACLYGSLAEQCRASCSPDGDAAPTPVVREAAGEKPQPSRGREPTLPAVPPSPTQRRRAKSLPTPGDRSLRPALQQSPSRRKTVRFADSLGLELTSVHLFCEADLPRVPLPAPPTPRPADLLKTRKPPALGDLEPVLFGPPPPLLEPLFPPQPGASPGFTERVRQHKVRLEWVRAEPAGLRGAVRVLNLAYEKVVSVRYTLNGWASCAEAAATYQPPGPADGITDRFAFLLPLGAAAAAAETTLEFAVRYRVAGSEYWDNNEGKNYRLRGRQRFPAAAGPPQDPDSSAWIHFI; encoded by the coding sequence ATGGATAAGGCGGGCTCGCTGCACAGCTCGGTGCCCGGGCCGCCGCCCCGGCTCTACCTGCCGCGCAACTTCAGCTGCAGCGCCTGCCTCTATGGCAGCCTGGCCGAGCAGTGCAGGGCGAGCTGCAGCCCCGACGGCGACGCCGCGCCCACGCCCGTGGTGCGGGAAGCGGCGGGCGAGAAGCCGCAGCCGAGCCGCGGCCGGGAGCCCACGCTGCCCGCcgtgccccccagccccacgcAGCGCCGCCGCGCCAAGTCGCTGCCCACGCCCGGCGACCGCAGCCTGCGCCCCGCGCTGCAGCAGAGCCCGTCGCGCCGCAAGACCGTGCGGTTCGCCGACTcgctggggctggagctcacCTCCGTGCACCTCTTCTGCGAGGCCGACCTGCCGCGGGTGCCGCTGCCCGCGCCGCCGACGCCGCGCCCCGCCGACCTCCTCAAGACCAGGAAGCCTCCGGCGCTGGGCGACCTGGAGCCGGTGCTGTtcgggccgccgccgccgctgctggaGCCGCTGTTCCCGCCGCAGCCCGGCGCCAGCCCCGGCTTCACGGAGCGGGTGCGGCAGCACAAGGTGAGGCTGGAGTGGGTGCGGGCAGAGCCGGCGGGGCTGCGCGGGGCCGTGCGCGTCCTCAACCTCGCCTACGAGAAGGTCGTGTCGGTGCGCTACACGCTCAATGGCTGGGCCAGCTGCGCCGAGGCTGCCGCCACGTACCAGCCGCCCGGGCCGGCCGACGGCATCACCGACCGCTTCgccttcctgctgcccctgggcgccgccgccgccgccgccgagaCCACGCTGGAGTTCGCCGTCCGCTACCGCGTCGCCGGCTCCGAGTACTGGGACAACAATGAGGGCAAGAACTACCGGCTGCGGGGCCGGCAGCGCTTCCCGGCCGCCGCAGGGCCCCCGCAGGACCCCGACAGCTCTGCCTGGATCCACTTCATCTGA